The Loxodonta africana isolate mLoxAfr1 chromosome 12, mLoxAfr1.hap2, whole genome shotgun sequence genome segment GCAGGGTACTGCTCTGAGCGGAAATGGAACTTGTAGCAAGGTTGAGTAGCCAGTGCCAGGCCACGCCCCAGCACGTAGCAGAGCTTAGGCTCAGCCTCGGTCTGTCTGACTGTCTGGAAGGTACACTACCCCTTGTTCAAGTTCAGCTCCAGCTAGAGTCCCCAGCCCCCCCAGTTTGTATGTGCCCCAGCTCTTCTTGGGTGACTGTTGGGTTCAGGAAGTTGCCTGTTTCTCACTGGCCATGACCCAGAGGAGAGCTGGCTGTGCTGGGCTGAAGGCTCCCTGGGGCTCTTGAGGCCCCAGGTGTTTGTGGGGGACCCACTGCAGGAAaggggaggaaagagagagagtttTTTCCTGGGCCGTGGCCCGAACTGTCTCTTATCTACTGTTGGGGCCCAGTGTGCCTATCATCACAGGAGGATACTGCCCAGGGTTGGCGTGTGGCTCTGTTGCCTCATTACCTCCAGGTGCAGTAGGAGTGAGGCACAGACAAGGCCCACGGGGGAGGCACCTGGCACAGCAGGATGGCTGTGCCTGCAGGGGCTGTGCTTTTCCCCAAATGGGCAGGGCCAGGGTGCAGGGGCCTGCATGGCAGGCGGGACCTGAGGTGCCTGTCCTCCTCCAGCGCGAGATGGTGTACTGCTTGGAGCAAGGCCTCATCTACCGCTGTGCCAGCCAATGTGTGGTGGCCCTGGCTGTGTGCAGTGTGGAGATGCCTGACGTCATCATCAAGGCACTGCCCGTACTGATTGTAAAGCTCACGCACATCTCGGCCACAGCCAGCATGGCCATCCCGCTGCTCGAGTTCCTGTCGAGTAAGTGTGTGTGTGCGAGCAAGCATGTGAATGTATAtgggtgtgtatgtgcatgtgtacgcatacatgcatatacatgcTTGTGTGCGTGAGTGCTTTTGAATGCAGATGCATGTATGCACAcctgtgagtgcatgtgtgtgtggatgtgtgtgcatgtgcacaagTATGTACATATGTGGTAGACTCTTAAGTGTGGGGCTGGGCTAGCTGCTCACATCAGGGCGCTGCCCCCAActaagctgtgctgacttcttgACCATGTGTGGCGACCACTGTCTGGCTGTACACAGGTGGAGGTCCTGGGACACACTGCCCCaccatctcagggcctttgcacctccACTGGCCTTGCCTGGGGTGCGCCTCTCGTCTTCCTTCCTCTCAGCACCCCTTGCTCTCGCCCCACCACACTCTGTTCTGTCTCCTCCATGGCTGTAAGGGCTCTGCTGATGCACCTGTTTTTGTCTAACCCCCTCAGATGTGACCAGCTGCTCAGGGAGTCTGTTCACCCCTCATTCCTAGCCCCTAGTGCAAGGTCCACGACTCACAGGCCCATAGCTATTGCACAACGGGAGGGGCAGACAGCACTGGAGACCTTGTAAAAGTTCAGAGAGGGAACGGCTGCAGTTTTGCAGGCCTCGTACGGTGTTTGCCCCATGTTCTTCTGTGTTTTGTTTACAAGCATTTAAAGGTGGCTACACCCAATCTTAGCTCCTGGGCTCCACAGACACAGGCCATGAGCCACATTCAGCCCAGCGCTGTTGTTTGGAACAGAGCCAAGGTCAAGGGTTGTGAGCTCCATTCAGGTGGGCTCGCAGCCTTTACTCCTTCGCAGCATCCACCCTCCTGGGTTGGAGCAGCTTTGGGGGTGCCGGCGGCCATGGTGCCTCCTTCTGGGCTGCCTGGTTACCcctgattgctgtctctgctGGTGCTTAGCTCTGGCCCGGCTGCCGCATCTCTACAGGAACTTTGCTGCCGAGCAGTACGCCAGCGTTTTCGCCATTTCACTGCCCTACACCAACCCATCCAAGTGAGTgctgcctgtgtccctgagggtcCGCCCCCAGGctccaccccctgccccaggCTCCACCTCTCTCTGCCAAGCCCAGCCCTCATGGGTGCTCACCGGGGCCTCTGGTTCTGACAGCCTGCGGTGAGCTCCTCTGGCTTGTGTCCTGGGCTCTTGACAGGTGTTTTCCCAGGGGACAGGGTGGATGTCCATAATTTCTCCTTCTGTCTCCTCTCAGATTCAATCAGTATATTGTGTGCCTGGCCCACCACGTGATAGCCATGTGGTTCATTCGGTGCCGCCTGCCCTTCCGGAAAGATTTTGTTCCGTATATCACTAAGGTAGGCCAACGCTCCTCTTGGGGCCAAGGACCAGGGAGGTTTGCATCCTTCCTGAGGGCAGGACCTGCATGGCTGCAACTGTCAGCAGCTGGAACAGGGTGATGGCAGGGGGAGAGGTAGGGCATCGTGTGGGGTCTGCTTGTGGAGCAGGGGGTACAGAACACACCTGGGCAGGGCTGCCAGGTAGAGAGAAAGGAGCACGCAGGTACCTCAAGGCCAGTTCAGGTCTGTGTCACCCCGCCAGGGCCTTCGCTCCAATGTCCTCCTGTCTTTTGATGACACCCCCGAGAAGGACAGCTTCAGGGCACGGAGCACCAGTCTCAACGAGAGGCCCAAAAGGTTCGGGGCCTGCCTCGGGTGTGCCAGTGTTGGGTGGGTTGGGCAGGACTGCACTGTGAGCCAGGGAGGGGTGCACTTGGGCAGGTGAGCTGGTCACCTCTCCAGGCCAGCGTGTGGGACTGGTGTGTGTGGTACAAGGGCCGCCTTCTCTAAGCAGATGTGGGCTGAGGTGGGCTGTTCCAGATGCTGAGACACCTGGGGTTTTGTAAGGCAGGACAGGGGCACCACAGGCATTTGAGCTCACCACTGCCTCTTGCCACACTGGCCCAGTGGGGCTGTGGCACTATGGAGCCTGAGCCCTTGGGGCTGCTGCAGACCTAGCCCCTTGTGCCTGGGTGTGGATACTGGGGGTTGGGGTTGGAGCTAGGGTTTGGATCCAACTGCAGTGAGCAAGCTCGGGCTGCATCATGGCAGCTGGGGCTTCTGAGAAGCCAAATGCCTCTGCTTGGATGAGGGCCCACAGAACCCCCTGACCCTTGGTCTCTGTAGTTAGCTCACCCCTGGCCAGGGTGGCCCTCTTCTTTCAGAGCCTGCCCCACCAGCTCCACCAGAGTCCGCTCTCCTTCACCTTCCTGGTTGCTTTTGCCATGTCTGAGAGAGTTGTGCTGGGCCTGTGTGTTCCTGTGTGTGTTCCATTGAGCAGCTGCCCCCTCCCATGCCCTCTCTTCCACCCAAGCTTCTTTGGCTCTCCATAGATTGGAATGAGGCATTTTTCAGAAGGACCCGGTTAGCAGGGCCTAAACTCAAAAGCTGTTTCCCCAAGCCCCTGGCAGCTGAGGCCAGGGGCATCAGGCTTGGTAGCTACTGGCTAGAGCCTTGTACCTGGGTTTCTTGGGCCTCAGGCCCAGAACTGGCTCTTCTCCCAACAACTGTCAGCCCTGCTGGCTGGGGACCTGAGGGCCTGTGCACGGAGGCCCAGAGCTAGGCCTGGTTACGCAGCCTGGAACCTGCTGTGTGGGTGACCTCCCAGGTGTAACTGGCACCAATGTCTTTGTTTTGGCATCATACCTGAAGCCTCACTATTCATGTGACGTATTTCATgcgttttattttctgtttctttccctgCGCTCTGTCCCTCTGGCGTGGTATTTTGTTGCTCCCACCCATGGGACCTTTTCATCCGACCCTGTGGCCTGTGACCTTCCCTCCTCACTCCTTCAATGGCTTGCCCTCCCCTCCCTGGGAGTGGGCTCTCTGGGGCGTGGTGCTTCCTTTCTCATTGGTAGTTTAAAGATAGCCAGGCCCCCCAAACAAGACTTGAGTAATTCTCCACTCGTGAAAGAATGCAAGGAGAGCTGTGCATCCGAGGCCTTCCAGTGCCACAGCATCAGTGTGTCTGAACAGGTGGTCTGCAGGTAGTGGTGCTCAGGCAGGCGGGGGGCACGGACCACAGCTTGGCCCCATGATGTGCGGCCCGGCAGGCACACCCAGGTGGTGATGCATGGGGCTGCTTGCATGACTTCCATCGCCTGCCCATGCCTCCCCTGGCCAGAGCTAGAGGGTGGCCTGAGTCAGCCCCTGGGCTGCTCCTGCTGGGCCCTACCCCCAGCCAAGGGAGCTTGGCAGCAAGGGGTGAAAAGGTTGCATTCTGTCCCCAAACCTGGTAAGAACACAGGTGGCTACGCAGCCTGCCTGCCTGCTTCCTTGAGCGCCAGGACGGGGGATGGCTGCTCTGGGGAAGCCGGGCCTACCCTGAAGGCAGGAGCTTCTGCAGAGCAGCACAAGGCTGCACAGAGCATGGGCACACTTTACTGGGTTTAGGCCTTCAAGTGTTCTCTAGGGTGGACTTCCTtcctgagcttctttctagaaaTGCTTGCTTTCTGTTGTACTAGAAAGGAAACAAAGGTCTTAGGTATGGGGCAGTGGACATGGGGCCAGCCTGTGAGCCCATCCCCCTCGAGAGGGTGGGCCTGCTCGTGTCTGAGCAGGTGTGGGCTGTGAGCACCATGTTGTGTGCTGACCAGGAACAGAGCTCTGGAGCTGCCTGCCTGGAGGTGTCTCAGCTGGCCCAGGTGCACCAAGCAGGGACCTGCCCTTCATCTGGAAGCCTGTGATCTTGATCCCCTCACCAGCACGTGGCTTGGGCTCCAGCCCCATGCTGGCCTCTGCTGAGTGGACTTGGCAGTTCATGGGGAGTGGGGGTGGTCAGTGAGGCCCCCTTCTCAGCTGTTTTTCAGCAAATTCTTTATCACGAGCAAAACCTGGTAAAGGACTATAAAATTTGTGTGAGTTGGGCCTGCTGGTTTCCTCCTGGCCACCAGGATGGGTGTCAGATAGGCTGGCCGCAGGTAGAGCTCACAGATGAGTTTGGAGTGCATCCCACATGTGAAGCCCAAACCTGGCGCGCCCCTCCCAGGGAGGTGGCGCCTCTCCCGATGGGTGGCATCATGGCCCCAGCTCTGAGGGCAGAATGCAGTCTTGGTTGGTGTCTCCGGGTCTCACTGTCTGCGTGACTGAACCTCTCTACcatgaaggtgtgcctgactctgCCCATGTGCTTCTCTGTGGGCCACCCCCAACTCTCCTGACTCCTAAGCCTTTCCTCTCATGGCAAGTAGCCTGGGTCCCTCCCAGGAGGTGCCCCTTGGGGACAGTGTGGTTCACGCCATGGGCAGAGCCTTGGCCACTGTGCCCTGTGGCCAGGTGTGGGCATGGCCCAGCCCCTGGACACATGCATGTGTTGAGCTTTAGCCCCAGGTGATAGGCGGTGAGGCCTAGCCCTTGGGGCTCTGACCCTGGCCCGTGGCCTCCTTCTTAGTAGGATCCAGACCTCCTTCACCAGTGCCAGCTTGGGTTCTGCAGACGAAAACTCGATGGCCCAGGCAGACGACAACCTGAAAAATCTCCACCTGGAGCTCACCGAGACGTGCCTGGACATGATGGCCAGATACGTGTTCTCCAACTTCACAGCTGTCCCCAAGAGGTGCAAGCCTGTGCTTGGGCTGGGGCGGGAGGTGTTGGCAGCATGGCACTCCTGGCTTACTATTCTTGGCCTGCACTTTGCCATGCAGCTGCGGGTCCTTCCCCTTGCACGTCAGGCCTCCACTTCTGAGGCTTGGCTCTGTTCAGGGTGTGGCCATGTGGCCTGTTGTCACCAGCCTTCAGGAGCCACTCCTTATGCTTGCAGGTCTCCCGTGGGAGAATTCCTCCTGGCTGGAGGCAGGACCAAAACCTGGCTGGTGGGGAACAAGCTGGTTACCGTAACGACGAGTGTGGGAACTGGCACACGGTCGCTGCTGGGCCTAGACCCAGGCGAGCTGCAGGGTGGCTCAGAGCTTAGGTGACTGTGACCCCCACCCCCTCGGCCTCTGCCGTGGCTGGCCCAAAGACCACAGGGGGGACCTCATTtacctgtggggcacttctatcCTCAGCTCCAGCCCTGGTGTACACGTGAGGCAGACGAAAGAGGCGCCAGCCAAGCTGGAGTCCCAGGCTGGGGTACAGGTGTGCCGCAGGGCCCGGGACCGGGTCCGCTCCATGTCAGGTAGGCCCTCTGCGCCCTGCTGGCCCTGCTTGTGCCATCCCCGTGCTCTGCAAGGCCCCTTGGAGCCGTGGTCTGGGAGGGACAGCATCAGGCTGGACCCACATCCTGACATACCCACCCCAGGGGCTGCTGTAGGGCAGGCGGGGCCCTTCCTGTGGCCCTGAGTGCACCTGAGGCCCACGTGGTCAGAGGCCCTACTGCCTGCCTTGGCTGTCTGGGAGGCTGCCCTCAGGGCCCTGGGAGGAACAGCTGGCTCTGCGTGGTGGCTTCCATGGTGCGGGTGGTTACCAGCTCTTTGGCCTTTCCCTCTCCAGGTGGCCATGGCCTGCGCGTGGGAGCCCTGGACACTCTAGCCTCCTACTTCCCTGGAGGCCCTATTTGTCCAGGGCCGCAGACCATGCCGGTCGTGAAGCCTCAGAAAGCCTCAGCGAGCACCCAGATGCCAGTGCCAAAGGAAAAGACAAACCTGGCTGCCTACGTGCCCCTCCTGACCCAGGGCTGGGCTGAGATCCTGGTCCGGAGGCCCACAGGTATGGAGGGTGGGCCTCACCCTGGGCCCAGTGAGACGGGGCACTTGGGAGGCGATGAATCCGTCCCCACAGACGTGAGGTCAGGGAGAACCTGGTGCAAAGTGAGCAGAAGGAAAGACCCTGAGGCCTAGACCTGTGCTGCCTTGGGGAGAGTGTGGATGGAGCCGTgagaggagggggaggggtgctGGCCTTGTAGACACCTCAGTGTCCACAGCTGTGGGGGGCTGGAGGGGTGGCCAGGAGGGGATCTGCACCCACGTTTCAGCTCAGGACGCTGTTCCTGCGGGGAGTGGgcaggagggaggcaggagacctgatgagaaggcctgggggcaggaggaggagagCAAGGTCAGGTTGGTGCATTCTGGATGCTGGGGGTACAGGGAGGGCCACCAAGTTGTGGCTGCCAGCTGTGCCTGCCTTCCCCTTTGGGGAGGAGTCTGGTCTCACCTGGCCTTGCTGGGGAGCAGACCTGGGGCGGTAGGGCCACTGTGAACCAGGCCTCAGTGCTCATCGCTGAGAAGGGGTGATGCTGAGAGGTGCCGCTGGGCCTTGGCCAGGTCCTGGGGTACTTCGAGGTGGGGTGTACCTGGTCCTGGTCCTGGCTTCCCCCGCCCTGCTCTTTGTGGTTTCTGTGGTTGAAGCCGAGCAGCCCAGGCTGCCACCAGACAAGGGCTGTTCTGGGAGCTGCTTGCTGAGGGGAGGGATGCTGGTTAGAAGCACTGCTGTCCGGCTGCTGGGCCCCAAGCCTGAGGGGTGCTGCCCACCCTCCCTGCAGGGAACACCAGTTGGTTGATGAGCCTGGAGAATCCACTAAGCCCTTTCTCTTCGGACATCAACAATATGCCACTGCAGGAGTTGTCCAATGCTCTCATGGCCGCTGAGCGCTTCAAGGAGCACCGTGACACGGCCCTGTACAAGTCATTGTCGGTGCCAGTGGCCAGCGCCTCCAagccctccctcctgccccgcTCCAACACAGGTGAGCACGGCTGGCCAGTACTCTGCCCAGTGGCTGGCGTTGCCTGCTGGCTGGCAGCTCGTCCCCTCGACTGTGGGGCTACACCCAGATCTCCACATGACCTTAGGGTCCTTATGCCCCTCTCGGCACTGCCAGCCTCAGGCACTGGAGGCTGCTGGAGCATGCAGCCTGGGCCTGCTCGCCTCCTGCTCCCGTGGCCACAGATGCAGACAGAACTGAGGGGTGGCAGACTCAACTGACGTGTGCTAGGCCTTTCAGAAGGAAGGCTAGGCCCTGTGTGCGTCATGTTCAGCCCCCAGGCCTGGCGCTGCTggcctccctctctcctctgcaGGGCTTGGGCCTCTGCAGGGCTAGTGGTGGCTGTCCTCTTTGCTCGACCTGCGCTAGTCTGTCTTTCCTATGATGTGGCAGCTCATGTGGTTTCCCTTGCAGTGGCCTCTTTCTCCTCCCTGAGCCAGTCCAGTTGCCAAGGAAAGCTGCACAGGAGCGTTTCCTGGGCAGGTACTTGCGCAGCTCAGGGGAGTGGTGTTGGCTGCAGAGGCCCTCTGCCCCTAGATGCTGTTTTCATCGCCCCCCACCTAGTCACCCTCCATGGGCCCCACGGAGCTACCCTTGCCACCCACCCTCAAGGAGCAGAGCCCTGACTCGCATGAGGACGTCTGTGTAGACACTACCTGCTTTGCCGGCAGGACCCTGGCCTCGTGCCTGAGCTGTGCTTCCAAGCTGTGCATGCCCCTCCTGCCTTTCTCCAGGCTGAGGCACAGGGGCCGCGAGTGTCCCTGGTGACATCAGCCACTGAGCCGCAGAGGCCAGCTGGCAGCAGCTGTTTGGGGTTCTCTGACCCTGGGGCTCTGCTGGCCTGACCTCACTTTGCGTGGTCTGATTGGCTTTGTAGACTAGCAGATGGGGCTGTGTCTTCTTCCCTGCCATGTGGCCTAGGGCCCTGTAGATTGGCCTCTGCCCGCTGCCCCCAGGTATGGCAGAGCAGTGTGCAGACGGGTCCTAGGGGCAGCTAGCGGACTGCGTGTGCACGTGAGGGTGCACAGGGCTGTGCCAGCTCTCTGCTGCTTTTTGTGCTCACCAGCACCCTGACACTGGCATAGGAGGTGCTGCCCCGGCTTCCGCGCCCTCTCCAGTGTGGCTGGCCATGGGTTTGGCTTGGATTTGGAGCAAGCCTCGCTTACGTAGTGTGCCTTTGtgtgcaaggatggctcaggtgTCAGCCTTTTCCTTAGGGCTGAGGTTGGGGAAGCAGCCTGGGCCTGTTTCCTGGGCCTGCTTCGGATAGGGCTGCACCGGTGGGGGAAGGCCACCCTGCCTGCCCTGCAGGAGGAGCAGAGGATACTGGAGGGACACAGTCAGCACTTGGCTGCCTAGACGGTGGGCCTTGGGAGGTGCCCTATGTCCAGGCTCACGCTGCAGCCCCCGTGAGGAGTCCTTTCCCTTTGGCTTCACGGGTGGGACAGCTTAGACACAGGACAGGGGAGGCTCTGGGTAGGCCCTGCAGGGGCCACATCCCCACTGGTAGGGAAAAGGCTGGTGCCTGAGACCAAGTGCGCTTGCTGCAGGCCGTCGGCACCCATAGCCACCTGTCCTCCTAGACTCCCCGGGGGTTCTGGAGGAAGGATGTGCAGGTGAGATGAACTTGTCCACTGAGCTTCCTGAGCTTGAGGACTTCAAGGCAGCCTCAGGTTCAGACAGGCGCTCCCAGCGTACCGATGCTTACAGTAGGGTGAGTGTGGTGGCACCTTGGGGACTGAGTCTGAGGCTCAGTGCTGGGTGGCTGTGCAGCCCTGGGCTGGGGAACAGGTGGGCTCAAGGGTGTGTTCTGACCAGGATTCTCTCTGGTCGGCCCCTCTGCAGTCATCTTCGATCTCCAGCCAAGAGGAGAAGCAGCTGTGTGCAGAGGAGCTGGCTGCCAGGGGAATCCCCATTGAGCAGGTGGTGTCCTCCAGGGGTGGCCAGCCCTGTGTGGACCTCTCCTTTCAGCCCTCGCAGCCTCTAAGCAAATCCAGCTCCTCACCCGAACTGCAGACCTTGCAGGACATCTTTGGGGACGCTGGGGACAAGGCCGATGGAGGCTGGCTGAGCCCTGAGGCCAAGGCCCGGTGGCAGTCGGGGACCCTGGATGGGGAGTGTGCTGCCTGGCTGGCTCCAGGTGAGGAGGGCCGGGCCCATGCCCCAGCCCAGCACGAGGGCTCACTGCCCTGCAGCTCCCCACGCTCCCCACACGGCCTGCGGCCCCGAGGCTACACCATTTCCGACCCAGTCCAGTTGCGCAGGGGCAAGACAGTGGAGAGAGACACCTCCAACAGCCGAGCTGCTGCCTCCAACGCGGAGAAGGTGCCAGGCATCAACCCCAGGTGGGCTAGggctcctggacaccctcccTGAGAGGCCTGTGGCCTCTTGCCCTTCGGCTGCCCATTTGTGGGTGGGGTAGGGGGTGAGGGCCTCGTGCCCTGCAATAGACTCCTTCTTTGGACATAGTGTTGGGCCGTCGTCCTGAGCCCAGTGTCACATCTCTCCCCCTGGCAGCTTTGTGTTCCTGCAGCTCTACCACTCGCCCTTCTTTGGGGACGAGTCCAACAAGCCAATTCTGTTACCCAACGAGGTGGGTGCCCACTCCAGTCCCTTAGACCCTGTGGGGCTGGGGGCACCTGGTAGATGGGGCGTGTTGGGGGCAAGGGCACCCGTCTCTGGGCTCATGCGGGGCTTTGTGTGGCTACAGTCCTTCGAGCGCTCGGTGCAGCTCCTTGACCAGATCCCTTCGTATGACACACACAAGATCGCTGTTTTGTACGTGGGAGAGGGCCAGGTGAGGCTTCAGCAGGCAGGGGTCAGCTGCTGGCTTCCCTGCCAGGGGAGGGTGGTCTGGGCCCTGCACTTTCCAGAGAGCTGAGCATTGGTTCCCTGACAGATGCTTATTGGGCACTGCGCTAGGCACTGTTCCAAGGACACAGAAGTGGGTGGCTGTACCCCTGTGGGACCTGGTAGAGAAGGCTGAGGCCTATGGGGGAGAAGGTACCAGGCGGAGGAGACTGGAGTGCTGGGTGGGAGGGTGCTAGTTGCCTAGGGGACCTGAGTCAGGTGACATTGGAGTAGAGGTGTGCAGGAAGTGAGGCAGGTGAGCAGTGTCCCTATGAATGGCCAGCACAAAGGCCCTGGGGTGCTTAAGGGCAGCCATGGGGCTGAGCTTGGGGTGGGGTTGACAGTAGGCAGCCTTGCTGGGCACTGCATGCTGAGGGCAGGAGGCCTGGGGTGGCTCAGAGCTGCAGCTGTGGTATGGAGAATGGAGAAAGGACTACTGGGTGGGGCCTGTGGAGGGCCTGTGACTACCTAGACCTGGAGCAGCTCCATGGTGCAAGGCAGAGTTGGAGCTGACAGGATTTGCCTACTGACTGTGTCTGGAGAGTGGGAGAAAGGGCAAGTTGGGATGATACCGCATATTTGGCAGGGGAGTTGCTATGCACTGAGTCAGAAGATGGCCAAGGCAGAGTGCTCCTATGTCACCCCCAATGATGACAGGCCCTCCAGCCCCTAGAACTGTCCTGGGGTGGGAGGCTGCTGGTCAGAGGCCCGACCCTGGGTGCCACCATtcttctcccatctcctcacagAGCAACAGTGAGCTCGCCATCCTCTCCAACGAGCACGGCTCCTACAGGTATACAGAATTCCTGACGGGCCTGGGCAAGCTCATTGAGCTCAAGGACTGCCAGCCTGACAAGGTGTACCTGGGTGGCTTGGATGTGGGCGGCGAGGACGGCCAGTTCACCTACTGCTGGCATGATGACATCATGCAAGGTGGGGACTGTGGCGCCCCCTTCCAGGAGGCTCCTAGGAGTGCCGGGCCCGGGCTGCCAGACTGGGTGGTGAGCTTGTGGTGGGCTGGTGTCTCTGCCTTTGCAAGCCTCCGGAAGGGGAGCTGCGCCACTGGCTGGGCAACAAACCCTGGCTTCCCTGGGACTGCTTGGGTGGGCACCCCTCAAGGATCCTCCTCCAGCCTGCCTCGTTCCTGTAGCAGTCTTTCACATCGCCACCCTGATGCCCACCAAGGATGGGGACAAGCACCGCTGTGACAAGAAGCGCCACCTGGGCAATGACTTTGTGTCCATTGTCTACAACGACTCTGGCGAGGACTTCAGGCTGGGCACCATCAAGGTACAGGACATGGGGCTCCACCAGGTTACCACAGGGCTGGCAGGGCTCCAACTCTAGTGAGAGACCCAGGCGGGGCCCCTCTAAGATAGGGGCAGTGACAGCCCTGTCTCTGGGAGAGTTCCTCAGCCAAGCAGGGTGACAGGGACACAAGTCCCAGAGCTGCCAAGGGCTGACCTCACGGAGAGAAGGGAGTACTGGATTAGCACAGGGTCAAATGAACTTGGATGGATGCTGGGGGTCGTCAGCGTGTGAAGGGCCACTGGTGGGGGCTGAAGTCCTGTAAACCAAGCGGAGAGGTGACAGCCTCCAGCACCTGCTGACCCAGCACCTTCCTGAGCCAAGTGGGGCTGTGGCACCTTACGGGCCTGGCTAAGCTCCCTCCCGCCAGCAGGGCCAGTTCAACTTCGTGCATGTGATTATCACTCCTCTGGACTATGAGTGCAACCTGGTCTCACTCCAGTGCCGGAAAGGTGAGCTTGGCCAGGCTGGGCGGGCAGGGGGGCCCCCGGGCTGAGTGCTGACCAAGTTCTGTGTCTTCCCAGACATGGAGGGCCTGGTGGACACCAGTATGGCCAAGATCGTGTCTGACTGTAACCTGCCCTTCGTGGCCCGCCAGATGGCCTTGCATGCCAACGTGAGTTATGTGCCACTCCTGGGGTCCCACACCATGGTGGTGGGCAGGTGGGCTCAGTGGCCTTTCTGCTTCTGCCCACTTAGATGGCCTCCCAGGTCCACCACAGCCGCTCTAACCCCACTGACATCTACCCTTCCAAGTGGATTGCCCGGCTCCGCCACATCAAGCGGCTACGTCACCGGGTAGGGGGAGGGCatgtggggtggggcaggggtgCGGCAGGGGTGCAGGGGAGGGTGTGTGGGGCCTTTGAGCCCGTGGCCTGCTGGTTTTCTGGAGCAGGTGGTACCTACCTGGTCAGCGCTGTTAACAGCGTCCCAGGCCGCAGGTGCCCGTGCCATCTGGGCTTCTGTCAACTCTCCTGTCCCCAGATCCGGGAGGAAGCCAATTACCTGAACCCTAGCCTGCCTCTGGTGCAGATGCATCCTCCGGCCAACACCAAGGCCCCTGCAGAGGCCACACCCACCTATGAAACCGGCCAGAGAAAGCGCCTCATCTCCTCAGTAGACGACTTCACAGAATTTGTGTGATGCTAGGTTGTGGGTGGATGCCTGGTCCTGTCAGGGCTGATGAGATACCTCCCTCCCGTCCCACCCTGGGCACCTTGTGGCCACTTCAGCCTCCCACCCCCTACATGGCCCAGTTTCTTCTCCTGGGCAAATGAAATAAAGGGGCCATGCAGCCCACGGCTGTCACTGTGCCCAGACACACAGGTAGCAGTCAGCCAACTTATTTATTTGACTTTGTCTGTTTTGTTGGGGGACGGGGGTCAAGGCTGTAGCTGCAGCCGTGCCCACAGAGGTGGCACGAGGTTCTGGCACAGGCGTAGCAGCTCCGAGGAGGGGCCCCACACGTGTTTTCATGTGCACTGTCAGGTTTACTCCCCGGAAGCCAGCCCGGGGCGGCCCTTTCCCTCTCACAGACCCTCCCACCACAGCTTCGTCCTCCTTTGGGCCACACTAAAGCCAGCAGGCCTGGGTTGCGACCTTCCTTGTGTACTCGTACCAGTGAGGGGACAAGGTCGCTGTGATGGAGCAGCTGTCCCCCTCCAGCCAACGTCCCAGCATCTGGCCAGACTCGGATCCTAGAAACAGCGTCGCGTCCCTGGTGCCCGGCTACACCTGTCGAGGTCAGCCCTGCATGGGCAGGTACCGAGGAGGGAGACAGCGCTGCGATCGGCTCCCACTGCAACGTGGGCAACCATGGGCCTCAGCCCGAGTGAGATACCGACATACAAAAATACACATTTACCCCGTATAAATTACTGACGGCAGACAGGGAGGTGGGGGCAAGCGCGCAGCGGGGTAGGAGGGCAATAACTTAGGGGAGGAGAATGGGGTGCAGGGGAGCCATCGCTGGGCATAGC includes the following:
- the TSC2 gene encoding tuberin isoform X4, giving the protein MRLIKKYRKELQAVTWDILLSIIERLLQQLLTLESQELRAIVHDLLTTVEELCDQNEFHGSQERYFELIERCADQRPESSLLNLISYRAQSIHPAKDDWIHNLQQLMERFFRNESRSAVRIKVLDILSFVLLINRQFYEEELINSVVISQLSHIPEDRDPQVRKLATQLLVDLAEGCHTHHFNNLLDIIEKVIARSLFPPPELEERDVPAYSASLEDVKTAVLGLLVILQTKLYTLPASHAARVYEMLVHHIQLHYKHMYTLPIASSIRLQAFDFLLLLRADALHRLGLPNKDGAVRFSSYCLCDHMEPEHGLEKKASGPVSPPTGPTVPAPAGPTVRLGYLPYSLLFQVLLQCLKQETDWKVLKLVLSKLPESLRYKVLIFTSPCSVDQLSSALCSMLSGPKTLERLRGTPEGFSRTDLHLAVVPVLTALISYHNYLDKTKQREMVYCLEQGLIYRCASQCVVALAVCSVEMPDVIIKALPVLIVKLTHISATASMAIPLLEFLSTLARLPHLYRNFAAEQYASVFAISLPYTNPSKFNQYIVCLAHHVIAMWFIRCRLPFRKDFVPYITKGLRSNVLLSFDDTPEKDSFRARSTSLNERPKSRIQTSFTSASLGSADENSMAQADDNLKNLHLELTETCLDMMARYVFSNFTAVPKRSPVGEFLLAGGRTKTWLVGNKLVTVTTSVGTGTRSLLGLDPGELQGGSELSSSPGVHVRQTKEAPAKLESQAGVQVCRRARDRVRSMSGGHGLRVGALDTLASYFPGGPICPGPQTMPVVKPQKASASTQMPVPKEKTNLAAYVPLLTQGWAEILVRRPTGNTSWLMSLENPLSPFSSDINNMPLQELSNALMAAERFKEHRDTALYKSLSVPVASASKPSLLPRSNTDSPGVLEEGCAGEMNLSTELPELEDFKAASGSDRRSQRTDAYSRSSSISSQEEKQLCAEELAARGIPIEQVVSSRGGQPCVDLSFQPSQPLSKSSSSPELQTLQDIFGDAGDKADGGWLSPEAKARWQSGTLDGECAAWLAPGEEGRAHAPAQHEGSLPCSSPRSPHGLRPRGYTISDPVQLRRGKTVERDTSNSRAAASNAEKVPGINPSFVFLQLYHSPFFGDESNKPILLPNESFERSVQLLDQIPSYDTHKIAVLYVGEGQSNSELAILSNEHGSYRYTEFLTGLGKLIELKDCQPDKVYLGGLDVGGEDGQFTYCWHDDIMQAVFHIATLMPTKDGDKHRCDKKRHLGNDFVSIVYNDSGEDFRLGTIKGQFNFVHVIITPLDYECNLVSLQCRKDMEGLVDTSMAKIVSDCNLPFVARQMALHANMASQVHHSRSNPTDIYPSKWIARLRHIKRLRHRIREEANYLNPSLPLVQMHPPANTKAPAEATPTYETGQRKRLISSVDDFTEFV